One Burkholderia sp. 9120 genomic window, TCGCCACGCGCCCGTCCATGTCCTGCACGATGATCGCGAAATCATTCGTGCTTTGCGCGGCCAGATGCAGGCGCTCTTCACTGGAGCGCACCAGTTGCTCGGCACGCCGCAGCGCCGAGATATCGACGATGGTCAGCACCGCGCCCTCGATGCGATCGTCGGTGGTGCGATACGGCGACAGCCGCGTGAGGAAATGGCGCCCGTTGATGCCGCGAATCTCGCGTTCGATCAGTTGCAGCGAATCGAATACGGCAACCGTGTCGTCGGCCAGTTGCGGGTAGTCGAGCCGGTGTGTGATGTCGTGCAGCGGACGGCCCACGTCCGACGGAATCACGTTGAACAGTTCCGTGGCGGCGGGCGTATAGCGCTTGATACGCATCTCTCGATCCACGAACACCGTCGCGATGCCGGTCGACGCGATCACGTTCTGCAAGTCGTCTTTGGCCTTGCTGGTTTCCTCGATCTTGGCCTGCAACTCGGCATTGACGGTAAACAGTTCCTCGTTCAACGACTGCAATTCTTCCTTGCTGGTCTCGAGTTCTTCGGTGGCGGCGCGCAGTTCCTCGTTGATCGCCTGCAATTCTTCGTTCGACGCCTTCAGCTCTTCCGTCGAGGCTTCCGACTGCTCGACCGTCGAGCGCAATTCCTGTTTCGTACGATGCAGTTCGTCCTCGAGATGCACCAGCAGCGAATCCTGTGCGGCAGGCTGGGTCCGCGGCCCGAGCGCTCCGGCAGCAGCGCCGGCCGCGACCTCCTCGAACACCACCAGCGCGAATTCCGGCGCGTCCTCCGAACGGCGATAAGGGCGCACGATGATCCGCACGCGCGCTTCCGGCGTGAATTCGATCGACGCCGTGGTCACTTCGCTATTGCCGCGCAGCGACTGGAACAGCGCCGCGCGCAATTGCAGACGCAGCGCCGGGTTCACCAGCATGATCAGGTTGTACGACGGCTCGCCGCGCGCGAAACGCAGATAGCGGCCGGCATGCTCGGAGATATGCAGGATGTTCGCGTCGGTATCGACCACGATGCTCGGCGGCGCATACAGCTCGAGAATGCGGTGATGCAGCGCCGAGAACGGCAACGCCTGCGGTAGCGGCTGCACCGGGCCGGCGTAGGGGGTGGCGCTCACGCCGCCGTGCTGAATGACCGGCATGCTGATCGGCGGACGCACCGCGGTCGTCACGCGGTTCGCGCGGTAGATGCGGTTTTTCTTGTCGACCGGGGTGAAGAGTTCGCCGGCCGCCTCTGCGGATTCGGAGCTGCCGAGCAACAGATAACCGCCCGGCTGCAACGCGAAATGGAACATTTGCAGCACCTGGCTCTGCACGCTGCGGTCGAGATAGATCAGCAGATTGCGGCACGACACCAGGTCGACGCGCGAAAACGGCGGATCGCGCAGCACGTTGTGCACCGCGAACAGCACCCGTTCGCGGATCGGCTTGCTGACCCGGAAGTGCGAGCGCTCCGGCGTGAAAAACTGCCGCAGGCGTTGCGCGGAAACATCCGCCGTAATCGACTCCGGATAGAGCCCCGCACGCGCGAACGCGATAGCGCGTTCGTCGATGTCGGTGGCGAATAGCTGCACCGGAATGCCGTCGTGATGCGCGGGGTGGTCGGCGAGCAGCATGGCGAGCGAATAGGCTTCCTCGCCCGTCGCGCAACCGGCGACCCACACGCGCAGCGGATCGTCCTCGGATTTCTTCTGGAACAGCTTCGGCACGATCTCGCGCTCGACCACCTCGAAAGTCTCGCGGTCGCGGAAGAAATTCGTCACGCCGATCAGCATGTCCTTGAGCAGCGCCGGGGTTTCTTCCGGATGCGTGAGCACATAGTCCTGGTAACTCTGCAGATCGGGAATTCCGTTGACCTGCAAACGGCGTTCGATACGCCGCAGAATCGTCGCGCGTTTGTAATGGCGGAAGTCGTGGCCGGTGCGCGCGCGCAACGTGGCGAGCACGCCGAGCAACGCGCGCTCGGCGGTGGAGGCCGCGTCGGGCTGGGCGGCGGCGAGCGCTTCGGGTTCTTCTTCGGCGGCCGGCAGGCGGATCGCGCGGGCGTTGTCGGCCAGTTCGCGGAGCTTGCGCGGCATCTCGGCGGCCGGCAGCGCGAAGTCGATCATGCCGGTCGCCATCGCGTTCTGCGGCATTTCCGGGTACTCGGCGTCCGACGGCTGCTGCGCGATCGTCACGCCGCCCTGCTCCTTGATCCGGCCAATCCCGGTCGAGCCGTCCGCGCCCGTGCCGGAAAGCACGATCGCAATGGACCGCTCGCGGTGCGTGTCGGCGAGGCTGCGAAAGAACAGGTCGATCGCGATCGGGCGGCCACGCGGCCGCCCGACTTCGGTCGGCGTCAGGTGGCCGTCGTCGAGCGCGAGGTCGTGCGACGGCGAGATCACGTAGACGTGGTTCTTTTCCACCTGAACCGGGTGTTGAACCTGCAGCACCGGCATGCGGGTGGCGTGTTGCAGCACCTGGTCGGCGCTGCTCGCATGGTTGGGCGACAAATGCAGCACGACCACGAAGGCCATATCCATATCGGCCGGCGCGTTCTCGAAGAAACGCAGTAGCGCCTGCACGCCGCCCGCGGACGCGCCAATGCCGACCACTGGAAAATTCAATGGGCTCGACTCGGACGCAGCCGTCTGCGCCGAAGTCGCGGCGGCGCTTTCGGCGTGGGTGGAGGTTCCTGTTTGCGTGCTCGTGGTCGCCGTGGTCTGCGCGTTGGCTGGAGACGCCCCTGCTTCACTGCCGGTCATACCCATCCTTGTGTGCTGCGCTGCGTCCCAGCGGCCTCGCCGTCATTGCGACGTGGGCCTCCCTTTGTTCAGCCCGCATTGTCGCGTGTGTCGGGCCGCATTGCAAAGGCTGGGATGGGGCTGGACGGGGTCGGTGCGGGCGCTGGGCCGCCCGCTTCCTGCTCGCCTGGGGTTCGCCTGGGGTTCGCCTGGTACTCGCGGCGTCCTTATTGCCCCTTTGTGTCGCTGCTGGCGTCGGCGCCGGGGGTATTGGTCGAATCGGTCATCGGCTTTTTGGCCTTCTTCGTGTGATGCTTTTTCATCGACTTATGTGCGCTCGCGCCGGACGCCTGCATGTCACCGCCCT contains:
- a CDS encoding CheR family methyltransferase, which encodes MTGSEAGASPANAQTTATTSTQTGTSTHAESAAATSAQTAASESSPLNFPVVGIGASAGGVQALLRFFENAPADMDMAFVVVLHLSPNHASSADQVLQHATRMPVLQVQHPVQVEKNHVYVISPSHDLALDDGHLTPTEVGRPRGRPIAIDLFFRSLADTHRERSIAIVLSGTGADGSTGIGRIKEQGGVTIAQQPSDAEYPEMPQNAMATGMIDFALPAAEMPRKLRELADNARAIRLPAAEEEPEALAAAQPDAASTAERALLGVLATLRARTGHDFRHYKRATILRRIERRLQVNGIPDLQSYQDYVLTHPEETPALLKDMLIGVTNFFRDRETFEVVEREIVPKLFQKKSEDDPLRVWVAGCATGEEAYSLAMLLADHPAHHDGIPVQLFATDIDERAIAFARAGLYPESITADVSAQRLRQFFTPERSHFRVSKPIRERVLFAVHNVLRDPPFSRVDLVSCRNLLIYLDRSVQSQVLQMFHFALQPGGYLLLGSSESAEAAGELFTPVDKKNRIYRANRVTTAVRPPISMPVIQHGGVSATPYAGPVQPLPQALPFSALHHRILELYAPPSIVVDTDANILHISEHAGRYLRFARGEPSYNLIMLVNPALRLQLRAALFQSLRGNSEVTTASIEFTPEARVRIIVRPYRRSEDAPEFALVVFEEVAAGAAAGALGPRTQPAAQDSLLVHLEDELHRTKQELRSTVEQSEASTEELKASNEELQAINEELRAATEELETSKEELQSLNEELFTVNAELQAKIEETSKAKDDLQNVIASTGIATVFVDREMRIKRYTPAATELFNVIPSDVGRPLHDITHRLDYPQLADDTVAVFDSLQLIEREIRGINGRHFLTRLSPYRTTDDRIEGAVLTIVDISALRRAEQLVRSSEERLHLAAQSTNDFAIIVQDMDGRVATWNKGAERIFGYSEHEMVGQTLDRLYLPEEREANESASERRRAQNDGRAEDERWYVHKSGARLYCSGVITPVASDSFSGFAKIVRDLTERKGTEALEQRKISLERSVRQKVEAASRLKDEFLAVLSHELKNPLNLIHVKADMLDRAPSTQGLPVVRDAADAIRRSVISLAKIIDDLLDLSRVRTGKLALERSRVDIAAITAQVASAIEADASAHQVSVEVIGVAEPFFIDADAVRFEQILWNLVSNAVKFTPPGGRVTLQLSRENDHACIEVRDTGRGIEAAFLPNVFDMFSQAEGAHRRHSGGLGIGLALVKQLSEMHGGRVEAESAGAGKGARFRVWLPADNAAPRIEPREAQGDASLLKGMRILLVDDAVESLQAFQGLLEMEGAQVWPQTNGAAALAVAAHQTFDLILSDIGMPGMDGYELIAALRKLPATAAVPALALTGFGRPQDATRAIRAGYDGHLGKPVSLQALLDKIARATTANR